Part of the Oncorhynchus masou masou isolate Uvic2021 unplaced genomic scaffold, UVic_Omas_1.1 unplaced_scaffold_5534, whole genome shotgun sequence genome is shown below.
CCCAGGCATAATTTAGGATCACTAAGCACAGCATAGCCCAGGCATAATTTAGGATCACTAAGCACAGCATAGCCCAGGCATAATTTAGGATCATTAAGCACAGCATAGCCCGGGCATAATTTAGCTAAGGATCACTTTTCATCTCTCCCCTgagctctcctctcttttccccatCTGTCCTCTCTTACTGAGGAATGTAGAGATGTTTTCCTTAGAAGTGTTTCCAAATAACACCATTACAAGCTAGGAAGAAAGACACGGGTCACAGACAATTTGGAaagtaaatagagagagagagagagagatagagagagagagttggagtagagagagagagagagagagagagttggagtagagagagagaaaaatagagcgAGATAAGAGACTAGGAACAGAGTAACCTTTCAATCTCAATGAACTTTCCAGGTGTTTATTGGGCTAAAGAGTCATAgtcatatgacacacacacacacacacacacacacacacacacacacacacacacacacacacacacacacacacacacacacacacacacacactctgagtaACATATATTCCTTTACATAGATAGTAAcaaattaaattgtttttaaCATTTATATTATACATTGAGATAATCTGCCTTGAGGCGACTCAACCTTGAGCCTTGACTGCGAACAATGAGAGACAACAGTTCATGTTTATCTTTGAGTCCCAATGAAATGTCCGTTGTCTCCCTGAGTGCGTCCTTAACTTCATAGATAGGCTTCAGAACATAGTCATTGAGCTGGTTCTCCCCTCTCAGATCGTTGTCTTGACTCTGTTTAAACTTGACCTCCAACTCCAGGAGAGATTTCTCCACGCTTGTAAAAGCCTCAGAGATCTGAGTGATCTCCCCAGTGAGAAACTTCTCATAGCTATCCTCTCCGTCCAGGTCGTGTGAAATACTCATGCCGATGCTTTCCAACAACCTTGCGGCGTCTTCAATTTGGTGCTTCACGATGATAAAGTCTTCACGTACCACTGAATCGCTGTCTTCATCGTGATGGACACCACACGCACGTCGGTCTGCGAATTTAAAAAGCATTTGACATTGCTCGGGGTCATCATTATCCTCATAATCTCCGTCCGGTACGAAGAAGTGATGAAAAGTCCCGTTGGACATTTCCGGTTTTAACGGTCCGGTATAAACTGCCCAGTAAAGCGCCAAAGAAGACATTAAAAGTAGCAGCACCAGTGGAATAGAAGCCATTATAtcctatttttatttaatttcagCACGGTCACGGTTTAGTTTGACGCTGTCCTCTGAGAGGCGCAAAACATGTGTAGCCTATTGACCGACTGCGCATTGAGCGCACCAACCCACCGCACCGTGGCGCGCAGCCCCTGCCCACTGCATTCCGACTCAAGTTACAGTTCTCCCGTCACTAATAAAAGACACAGACAGTCATAACCAGACCCCAGACAATCGTCCCATAAATATTTGAAATTGATATAGCCAGCGTATACATTATTATTGTCAATTGATGTAGACAAAGAGGTGCAGAAGAAAAGTAGTCAGAAGAAGGTGTTTTATGGCAAGGATCAAATTAATATTATAAACCGGGTGGTcagagccctgaatgctgattggctgggtGGTTTggaccctgaatgctgattggctgggtggtttgagccctgaatgctgattggctgggtggtttgagccctgaatgctgattggctgacagccgtggtatatcagaccataaaCATGTTTTTACTGCTATAATTACCTTGATAACCAgttcataatagcaataaggcacctcgggggtttgtggtatatggccaatataccatggctaagggcttgtgtccaggcactccgcattgtgtcgtgcataagaacagcccttagttgtggtatattggccatttagcacaccccctcgtgccttattgcttataTATAGTATTAGGCTATTGTTGCACCAGTAGACTTTGGTTGAAGCTCAATGTTAAATTCAAATCTCACCTACCATCATatccagtggtgattttagcatgtaaatcttggcgGGGCAAACACATAATGATTTTAGATGCAtcccagcaaagccactacacaacacaaccctgaacaatacattaattgcactataacggtgacatacggtgcccacaaactgtcagggccgacataaagctgtctcaacagcagagctttgttttcagcaccatgcagtgaatccttaccaccactacacctggttatcagcggaaccttgtctggcagcaccatggagtgactccttaccaccactacacctggttatcagaggagccttgtctggcagcaccatggagtgactccttaccaccactacacctggttatcagaggagccttgtctggcagcaccatgcagtgaatccttaccaccactacacctggttatcagcggaaccttgtctggcagcaccatggagtgactccttaccaccactacacctggttatcagaggagccttgtctggcagcaccatggagtgactccttaccaccactacacctggttatcagtggagccttgtctggcagcaccatgcagtgaatccttaccaccactacacctggttatcagtggggccttgtctggcagcaccatggagtgactccttaccaccactacacctggttatcagcggagccttgtctggcagcaccatgcagtgaatccttaccaccactacacctggttatcagtggggccttgtctggcagcaccatgcagtgactccttaccaccactacacctggttatcagcggagccttgtctggcagcaccatggagtgactccttaccaccactacacctggttatcagtggggccttgtctggcagcaccatgcagtgactccttaccaccactacacctggttatcagtggagccttgtctggcagcaccatgcagtgaatccttaccaccactacacctggttatcagcggagtcttgtctggcagcgaaacagttcattcagcgtcatttactgcctttttaaaacACATAGCTGATATAgcagacttgcttaaacaaatgtggtttctactgacaattgagatgtacaaactatggcataaggggatgacaagcagataagaggcaatctggaATTTCGACTAAGACATTAATGAGGAGCTCGGATGAACaaagtcaatataactatttgttcatcacttttgaaatgtacagagacagaatGGTCAATGTATTCAAACGTTTCTGGCTCATGGTGTTggtgttgcatgtgaatgtttatccttggaaaaagagacccttaaacccagacttgaaccacacacccactccactgaatagcaggctagtgatcgATTTGCAACGCCAATCATTTTTGAAATTGTGATTTCCAACTGGTTGTGTAATGTTCATGTCCACTGTGTTTATGTTTATgtccgatgagcaccgatacgttttatctataatttatcttcatatgacaaggattgaaaatgaTTTGGCAGCAaattgttgacttgattcatgatgatgactgcttgcctagtttgctagctaagattttgaaagtatgatgttgacatgatcagtccaatcaaagctactgtagatataatgtgatttgacgtcACTTTATCTATGGCCAATGACCTTgcgccttcttggatgggcacttctaatgtaactctatggcagcacccaagtggCTTGAAGTTTTGAACACTCCCCGTAGATTTTGCGGTGACGTTGTGTCCCAATGAGTGGCAGAACACTGAGCTAATAGCCAACTAGAGAACATAACAAATGTTgtgtattttccactggctgccccaccaccacagaaagcactgagcttggatgaaacacctgcattttggagttgCCTTACGTCCTCTCTTACTCAAGAAatcaaaaaagagaccatgtttgtatgcgacTTTATAaactcaaatatatatatatatttttacattgtttgtaaACTGATATGTGATACGTATTAATGTCTTAAAAAACAGGCAACATGTGGGTGGGGCTCTGCCCTGAGTGACGGGTCTCCGCTGATCATATCTAAGCCAATATGACACCAATGTCGATTACAATTAGCAAATCACCTTGATTAGAGATACACAAGACACTCCCTGCCTCTCTTCATGAACCACCTTGTTGAGAACCAAGTACCAGATTTTTAACAGGGTCCTTAGCATTAGGAAAACATAATTTTGTTGCCCAGACCGAGCTCAATACCTAGGATTTGGATAAGAATGAGATTACAGCATCCATAAAGTGTCCATTAGACTTGTTACTTTTcagactgtcacaccctggtcttagtatgttgtgttttcttcatttctttggtcaggccagggtgtggcatggggttttgtatgtggtgtgttttgtcttgggtttttttcataggtattgggattgtagcttagtggggtgttctaggtaagtctcagtagcgcctcttcaaccaaaagcactcacaaacgtctacagatgcacaatcgagagcatcctggcgggctgtatcaccgcctggtacggcaacggctccgcccacaaccgtaaggctctccagagggtagtgaggtctgcacaacgcatcaccgggggcaaactacctgccctccaggacacctacaccacccgatgttacaggaaggccataaagatcatcaaggacaacaaccacccgagccactgcctgttcaccccgctatcatccagaaggcgaggtcagtacaggtgcatcaaagctgggaccgagagactgaaaaacagcttctatctcaaggccatcagactgttaaaaagcaaccactaacattgagtggctgctgccaacacactgactcaactccagccactttaataatgggaattgatgggaaatgatgtcaaatatatcactagccactttaaacaatgctacctaatataatatttacataccctacattattcatctcatatgtatacgtatatactgtactctatatcatccactgcatcttaatgtaatacatgtatcactagccactttaactatgccactttgtttacatactcatctcatatggggcggcagggtagcctactggttagagcgttggactagtaaccgaaaggttgcaagttcaagtccccgatctgacaaggtacaaatctgtcgttctgcccctgaacaggcatttaacccactttTCTTAGTGAaacagctagcttagttagcggtgcgctaaatagcgtttcagtTGGTgaactgttgttgatgtgtgcagaaggtccctggttcgcgcgagGGGATGGTTTAAacttatactgttacactaggccgtcattgaaaataagaatttgttctaaactgacttgcctagtaaaaataaaggtaaataaatatgtatatactgtactcgataccatctactgtatcttgcctatgctgctctgtaccatcactcattcatatatctttatgtacatattctttatccccttacacttgtgtataagacagtagttttggaattgttagttagattacttgttggttattactgcattgtcggaactagaagcacaagcatttcgctacactcgcattaacatctgctaactatgtgtatgtgacaaataaaatttgatttgagaacGCCCACTGTGTGAAGTGggcgtgtgcaataactcaattctcccttgcactccttctaaacaacgCAGTTCGGAGAAACTTTGACAatgggtaaagtctacaaaacgtaGTCCACTCTGTTTGTTACTTATTCTAGTTTcggaaacagaaaactgtatggCGATCAAATGTTTCTTTGATGAGACAATTAGCaagaatgtcggccaaaatccatctcactccatcttctcccactccTGGCCACtaggcttcctctcatcaccatatttggcagtgagtggaaacgccaaccggatgcttcacatttacacCCGTCAAATATCtggctcattgttctatctgcgGTAAGAGCCACACTTCACTGTCAGACAGGATACAACTCAAACGGCGGAGAAAACAAATGGCTAGCTAAACAGATAAACAGAGCCTCAGttgtacacactgactgactcgTTTGAAGGTGGCAAAGATGAAGAAGCACAAATCTAAATGAGTTGTCAGACTCAAACAGCATTACATCCCCAACAAAGCCAGAACAAGTGGTAATCTGTCTCATAGAATCTTCAAAACGAAGTATCAAAGACTGAGGCGTTTGTTGGGTTAGTATCAATCACAGTGAATGTTTTTGAAATATAACCCCCACCACCCCAATCCAGGATTATATTAATGTATAGGATGCATAACTACAACAAGCTGTGAAAGGCACAAGATGTGGCTCTAGTGTACACGGGGTATCTTTCTTAATTTCCtatagacgggttggttgttcAGCAAGAAAATCGACGCATGCGCAACTATTGGGAAAAACAGATGGGTTTGGCTTAGATTGCTGATGTAAACTAATGAAAACATAAATAGATGTACACAACGAGCACTTATTGTCTTTTAAAATACATCGTTACAGTTGttgattagctagctagcgaatttTTTGCCATATTAACATTGACATGAAGAACAAGATGAAACCAAGAACAAGATGAAACCAGTCACTTACGATAGCCCACTTGGCAGTTTCTTGTTATTGTTGCGAATGTATCTGGCCATCTAGAATCATAACCACACACTTacttctgccccattgaagcgCGAACATCTTTTTTTCGTGACGTTATCAACTCACCCATCTATGGCTGAGTTATACTGACCTTTAGAAGTCAATGACTTTTTATAACCATTTTACTTTTGCTTTCAATGGGAATTGAGGCATATTTTTTTACAACGTCAGACTGTCACAATCAATTGAGATATTCACATTCTGAAAACTGCTGACAATTTCTTTTGGTTATTCATGGCAAATACTGTACATACTTTAAAATAGTTTGTTTTGAGCTATGAGCAACCAGCAAGCAGACGAGGGGTTTAAATCAGCAATCCATCGCCTGTGCCATTAGGGTCCAGACCTTTTATCAGAGACTGCATACTTTAACAGTTAGTTCAAAGCAGATTTGAGCTATTAGAGGTTACAATACCACTGCCAATGACAGCATTTTGGttgctcaaataaataatgatttGCATGTGGAAATGTTGTATTATGAACCTTTTAACAGAAAATCACCTTCCAgtgtaaaaacaacaacatggaaattaaaaacaaaaaaaacaacaatgttTTAAGTGAGAAATAGGCATTGTTCTGAACCCGAAAAAAAGAAAGGACATTTTATATGAGCACCACAGTGGATATTTCAACCAttctctaccaaggttttccagcacacagctttgagcTACGACAGTAGAAATGTTGGTCtagtaataatgataataataaattACATAGCCCTTTTCATAGAATCTCAAAGCGtgttaaaaataaatttaaaaaagcaaCGCGTAGGCAGGTTGTTTAGGATTAAAACCTTCTCAAATAGCAAAACAAAAAGGGGATAATGGACTTTACAGGGTAATGCTATTAAACAAATGTATATATGTTACCGACCACCTCCATTCGCTCTTATGTTGCAACATTTGAAGTTGTGTTTTTGACATTGGAGAAAAGTAGAGACTCAAAGCTACAAAATGTTATATCATACACTGGAGTTGATGAACAACGgggaagtaattctgctttgaaagttgatgaaCTTGTAACCACTTTTGCGAAAAtgacccttgaatgttttggtacacctactggagagttcttctttgtctac
Proteins encoded:
- the LOC135536073 gene encoding fin bud initiation factor-like; translated protein: MASIPLVLLLLMSSLALYWAVYTGPLKPEMSNGTFHHFFVPDGDYEDNDDPEQCQMLFKFADRRACGVHHDEDSDSVVREDFIIVKHQIEDAARLLESIGMSISHDLDGEDSYEKFLTGEITQISEAFTSVEKSLLELEVKFKQSQDNDLRGENQLNDYVLKPIYEVKDALRETTDISLGLKDKHELLSLIVRSQGSRLSRLKADYLNV